One Fusarium falciforme chromosome 12, complete sequence DNA window includes the following coding sequences:
- a CDS encoding N-acetyltransferase domain-containing protein, with amino-acid sequence MAGASTITIEPGYRPGFLARCLEMHIAFYHPSVHWGLAFETSLAKDFAEIIERLEKNPHNQVWAAVENLPPDENPGVFTQRIVGTLLVDSESLKTTGAAQIRGFIVDERVRGLGIGKKLLAAAMEFIESNGFDKATLYTSDTQDTAVYLYKKAGFVVELDEEKIVWEKPLRVLQLTWKRSQVADRETNGVSEDKNS; translated from the coding sequence ATGGCCGGCGCCTCCACCATCACGATTGAACCGGGCTACCGTCCCGGTTTCCTCGCCAGGTGCCTCGAGATGCACATAGCTTTCTACCATCCCTCTGTTCACTGGGGTCTAGCTTTCGAAACATCACTCGCCAAAGATTTTGCCGAAATCATCGAGAGACTTGAGAAAAACCCCCACAATCAAGTCTGGGCTGCCGTCGAAAATCTTCCGCCAGACGAGAACCCTGGCGTCTTTACCCAACGCATAGTAGGGACTCTCCTGGTCGATTCCGAAAGCCTGAAGACTACTGGAGCAGCGCAGATACGTGGATTCATCGTGGATGAGCGAGTTCGTGGCCTAGGGATCGGAAAGAAACTCTTGGCGGCGGCTATGGAGTTTATCGAGAGCAACGGATTTGACAAGGCTACGCTCTATACGAGTGATACCCAGGACACAGCGGTTTATCTGTACAAGAAGGCTGGGTTCGTGGTCGAGCTGGATGAAGAGAAGATTGTGTGGGAGAAGCCACTGAGGGTGTTGCAGCTCACCTGGAAGCGGTCGCAGGTGGCGGACCGGGAGACCAATGGTGTTTCTGAGGACAAAAATAGCTAA
- a CDS encoding Tyrosinase: MPPFNPPQPGPNEPYVVKGIDVKPGQKPGIRQELRELKKNEDAWNLYLLGLWQFQLVPQDRLLSYFQIAGIHGLPYKGWPENDPELLKLERQRTKEDGFGGFCTHTSILFLTWHRPYLALFESVLRDAMMHVAKQFTPEEGREKYVAAAEAFRMPFWDWARPDLPVFPAEASSSKVVQVKMPDSLRKEYNFPAGKLVEIPNPLYSYKFQPGTQENIKVDRLSTTTRYHQRGKSEEQETALSKRDLLIESITPYTKGVDDGLKMEINLRERVVYLLQSYELFEQVSLNKVPSEVVQPGKGQDETVRKGRGFGSFEDVHNTVHTLSGGTGDRSGHMGSTSYSAFDPIFWLHHTNIDRLLAIWQGLRENPDKEDAWVTTQIAEDGHWAVPTGGKEGNQTPLLPFYRTADKAVPGPDKFWKSSQVRDTATFGYAYPETQHWDFADLALYRESIKDQLRSLYPSGSLANMVVAARGGNEKPDATLRERAARLRQVQKVDAPNTALTALSLAHAAKPAVAKELQSILTDLEVPKVTIPKERSVADLVKGQTYLEWLVNIKAVKHALAGQYGVHVFLGDVPEEEPTTLYVVSPYHVGTFSPFGQDEETSCGKCKEDQAAGLEISGQIPLTIALAERYFAGLLPSLEEEDVKAYLTKNLHWEVVDQNGQRLRRRRDDLAGLLVGVVSNEVTLPDTENGFPSYSEYIKVYPEITTNREGNGRGEGTGVTEGQEKFCC, translated from the exons ATGCCGCCCTTCAACCCTCCCCAGCCTGGTCCAAATGAGCCCTATGTGGTCAAAGGCATTGACGTCAAGCCTGGACAGAAGCCCGGAATTCGCCAAGAACTGCgagagttgaagaagaatgaGGACGCGTGGAACCTCTACCTGCTTGGTCTCTGGCAGTTCCAACTAGTTCCTCAGGACAGGCTGCTGTCGTACTTCCAGATCGCGG GCATTCATGGTCTGCCATACAAGGGATGGCCTGAAAATGATCCCGAGCTCCTCAAACTGGAGAGACAAAGGACTAAAGAGGATGGGTTTGGAGGATTCTGCACTCATACCTCTATTCTGTTCCTTACCTGGCATCGACCCTACTTGGCCCTTTTTGAG TCTGTCCTCCGGGATGCCATGATGCATGTGGCGAAGCAGTTCACCCCGGAAGAAGGCCGGGAGAAGTACgtggccgccgccgaggcaTTCCGGATGCCATTTTGGG ATTGGGCCCGTCCAGACCTCCCAGTGTTTCCCGCCGAGGCTTCCAGCTCCAAGGTCGTTCAAGTCAAGATGCCAGATAGCCTAAGGAAGGAGTACAACTTCCCGGCGGGCAAACTCGTCGAAATCCCCAACCCCTTGTATTCATACAAGTTTCAACCAGGCACACAGGAGAATATCAAG GTCGACAGGTTGTCAACAACTACTCGCTATCATCAACGCGGCAAATCCGAGGAACAAGAGACAGCGCTGAGCAAGCGAGATCTCCTCATCGAATCCATCACGCCATATACCAAGGGGGTCGACGACGGCTTGAAAATGGAGATCAACCTTCGCGAGCGGGTGGTTTATCTTCTACAATCCTACGAGCTTTTCGAGCAGGTAAGTCTGAACAAAGTCCCCTCTGAAGTTGTGCAGCCGGGCAAGGGACAAGACGAGACCGTGAGGAAAGGCCGCGGCTTCGGAAGTTTCGAAGATGTCCACAACACCGTCCACACTCTCAGCGGCGGTACTGGCGACAGATCTGGCCATATGGGAAGCACCTCCTACTCAGCTTTTGACCCCATCTTCTGGCTCCATCACAC GAACATCGACCGCCTTCTCGCTATCTGGCAGGGCCTGCGTGAGAATCCTGACAAAGAAGACGCCTGGGTCACAACCCAGATAGCAGAGGATGGACACTGGGCCGTACCCACGGGAGGCAAAGAGGGAAACCAAACACCACTCTTGCCATTCTACAGGACGGCAGACAAGGCCGTTCCTGGCCCGGATAAGTTTTGGAAATCCAGCCAGGTCCGGGATACGGCAACGTTTGGCTACGCGTACCCAGAAACCCAGCACTGGGATTTTGCTGATCTTGCCCTTTACCGCGAAAGCATCAAGGACCAGCTTCGTTCCCTCTATCCATCCGGGTCACTGGCAAACATGGTCGTGGCCGCGAGGGGAGGAAATGAGAAGCCAGATGCCACGCTCAGGGAGCGCGCCGCGAGGCTTAGGCAGGTCCAAAAGGTCGACGCACCCAATACCGCATTGACTGCCCTGTCTCTCGCTCACGCGGCGAAGCCCGCCGTTGCAAAAGAGCTGCAGTCGATTCTCACGGACCTAGAGGTTCCCAAGGTCACCATCCCCAAAGAGCGCTCAGTGGCAGACTTAGTCAAGGGCCAAACTTACCTAGAGTGGctcgtcaacatcaaggcGGTAAAGCACGCCCTCGCGGGCCAGTACGGGGTCCACGTCTTCCTTGGCGATGTGCCGGAGGAGGAGCCGACTACCCTTTACGTCGTGTCGCCGTATCATGTCGGAACCTTTTCTCCCTTTGGCCAGGATGAAGAGACTTCGTGCGGCAAGTGCAAGGAGGACCAAGCCGCCGGTCTTGAGATCAGTGGCCAGATCCCCCTCACCATTGCTCTAGCTGAGCGCTACTTTGCCGGCCTGCTGCCCagccttgaggaagaggatgtcaAGGCGTATCTTACGAAGAACCTCCACTGGGAAGTCGTTGACCAAAATGGCCAGAGACTCAGGCGCCGTCGAGATGACCTCGCGGGCCTGCtcgttggtgttgtcagCAATGAAGTCACGCTTCCCGACACTGAGAATGGGTTCCCGAGCTACTCCGAGTACATCAAGGTGTATCCCGAAATCACAACCAACCGGGAAGGAAATGGCCGCGGAGAAGGAACAGGAGTTACAGAGGGCCAGGAGAAATTCTGTTGTTAG
- a CDS encoding MFS domain-containing protein, whose amino-acid sequence MSSVSEKSHPMTHQTSEHGDIIADEAINVPGYDATINIESGETRRALLKVDFCILPFIVLCFCFLQFDRTNIGNALTDTLREDINIGNSDINLAQTLFTVGFIVTELPFNLISKYMGPERFLPITMFLWGIATWSQMFLKNATGLCVARFFVGALEGGYIPGFALYISKYYTNNELALRYAIFWASNSFAGALGGPLSIGLLSLRGRGGLQGWQWLFLIEGVLTCFLGVMAYLYFPHSAAKPKSFFGRSFNIFTEREASILVTRVIRNDPTKALRYGKPVLPSHILETFMDWRLYGHLVAALLSMVMISPMNTYAPSIIKSLGFTSLQANGLNSVGSICALIWSVSLAFSSDKFRERGFHIAVGYLWGAAGLLWLALAPDGVSKWTLYGGVVWTQMGMGCAQAISAAWLTTKMQDYKRPVALAAYVMSIQLANFPGNQLFRAQDAPRYTRGLSIAAGCAIAAAVVILVWKLLYRLFDHGDAGVESEFRVAPSEETGDK is encoded by the exons ATGTCTTCTGTTTCTGAAAAGAGCCATCCAATGACGCATCAAACGTCCGAGCACGGCGACATCATTGCAGATGAAGCCATCAATGTGCCCGGCTACGAtgccaccatcaacatcgaaTCCGGCGAAACAAGGAGAGCATTGCTCAAAGTGGACTTTTGCATTCTCCCCTTCATCGTCTTATGCTTCTGCTTCCTTCAATTTGACCGTACCAACATCGGCAATGCTTTGACCGACACTCTTCGAGAGGACATCAACATTGGCAACTCGGACATCAATCTGGCCCAGACGCTATTCACCGTGGGCTTCATCGTTACCGAGCTGCCCTTTAATTTGATCAGCAAGTACATGGGCCCAGAGAGGTTCCTCCCGATTACAATGTTCCTGTGGGGCATTGCAACATGGTCTCAGATGTTCCTAAAGAATGCAACTGGACTTTGCGTCGCTCGATTCTTTGTGGGAGCTCTCGAAGGTGGATACATCCCCGGCTTTGCTCTCTACATTTCGAAATACTATACCAACAACGAGCTTGCACTGCGATACGCAATTTTCTGGGCTTCAAACAGTTTCGCGGGTGCTCTCGGTGGACCCCTTTCCATCGGCCTGCTGTCTCttagaggaagaggcggtCTCCAAGGATGGCAGTGGCTGTTCCTAATCG AGGGCGTCCTCACTTGCTTCCTGGGAGTCATGGCTTATCTGTACTTCCCTCACTCTGCGGCGAAACCCAAGTCCTTCTTTGGCAGATCCTTCAACATCTTCACCGAACGAGAAGCATCGATCCTCGTCACACGCGTCATCCGCAACGATCCTACCAAAGCTCTTCGATACGGAAAACCAGTGCTGCCTTCCCACATACTCGAAACGTTTATGGATTGGAGACTGTACGGTCATCTTGTGGCCGCCCTGCTCTCCATGGTCATGATCTCACCAATGAATACATACGCCCCGTCCATCATCAAGTCCCTGGGATTCACTTCCCTCCAGGCGAACGGGCTCAACTCTGTTGGTAGTATCTGTGCCTTGATATGGTCGGTATCTCTGGCGTTCAGCAGCGACAAGTTCCGCGAGCGGGGGTTCCACATTGCGGTGGGATATCTTTGGGGTGCAGCTGGCTTGCTTTGGCTGGCATTGGCGCCTGACGGTGTGAGCAAATGGACGCTTTACG GAGGAGTTGTGTGGACTCAAATGGGCATGGGCTGCGCGCAAGCAATTAGTGCAGCCTGGCTCACGACGAAAATGCAAGACTACAAGCGCCCTGTGGCCCTGGCCGCTTATGTGATGAGCATCCAGCTTGCTAATTTCCCTGGAAATCAGCTATTTCGAGCACAAG ACGCCCCTCGATACACTCGTGGATTGAGCATCGCTGCTGGGTGCGCCATCGCTGCAGCAGTTGTGATCCTGGTCTGGAAGTTGCTTTACCGCTTGTTTGATCATGGTGACGCTGGTGTTGAGTCTGAGTTTCGAGTTGCTCCGTCTGAGGAAACGGGCGATAAATAG
- a CDS encoding PNP-UDP-1 domain-containing protein has protein sequence MLDEEHQTLPVGPGGKNTYTLGRIEHHNIVLVCLPSYGTSKAAAVASHMLRSFPNIQAGFMVRIGGGVPTGDADIRLGDIVVGNLVVQYDLGKTARDGKFERTSGSGKSPPDNLKMAVQNLRGRHSLQPSRIAHILSKTSECHPSTTEKYGRPATFLDRLFEAAYDHIEEPSVRKATPCARCDVSRLVQRPARSNQDFKIHYGKIASGNQVIKHGKTRDHLAQELGAVCFEMEAAGLVDANFPCLVVCGISDYADSHKNNLWQGSPKSIQSY, from the exons ATGCTTGATGAAGAGCACCAGACGCTACCTGTCGGTCCTGGAGGTAAGAACACCTACACATTGGGTAGGATAGAACACCACAACATCGTTTTGGTATGCCTCCCCAGTTACGGCACCTCCAAGGCTGCCGCAGTGGCTAGCCACATGCTCCGGAGTTTTCCCAACATCCAGGCTGGATTCATGGTCCGCATTGGTGGCGGCGTTCCAACGGGTGATGCTGATATACGGCTTGGCGACATTGTCGTTGGCAATTTAGTCGTGCAATACGATCTCGGAAAGACGGCGAGAGACGGCAAGTTCGAGCGGACAAGTGGCTCTGGCAAGTCGCCGCCAGACAACCTCAAAATGGCTGTCCAAAACCTACGTGGGCGACACAGCTTGCAGCCGAGCCGAATCGCTCATATTCTTTCCAAGACGTCGGAGTGTCATCCATCCACTACAGAAAAGTATGGCCGTCCCGCTACATTTCTGGACAGGCTCTTCGAGGCTGCCTACGACCACATTGAGGAACCCAGTGTTCGAAAGGCCACACCTTGTGCGCGCTGCGACGTTTCACGACTTGTTCAAAGGCCGGCGCGATCTAACCAGGACTTCAAGATTCACTACGGCAAGATCGCATCTGGCAACCAGGTCATAAAGCACGGAAAGACGCGTGACCACTTGGCCCAGGAGCTCGGTGCGGTGTGCTTCGAAATGGAAGCGGCCGGTCTCGTTGACGCCAACTTCCCGTGCCTTGTGGTCTGTGGCATTAGCGACTACGCAGACTCTCATAAGAACAATCTATGGCAGGG CAGCCCAAAGTCCATCCAGAGTTACTAG
- a CDS encoding PKS-ER domain-containing protein gives MASSKTYTTKQWVLASKPTGAPVLEGDDATFKLQTVTLPPLQDGQILCKVQYFSNDTGLRNFIQSTVAPERFYVPTVPVGSPMRSGIIAEVVESASPTFKAGDLVMDFHLGTWSEYVILDAANSQALSPLPGNLPLTHYLGAFGASGIAAYTGLYMAGEAKPEHTIVISAAAGATGSMAIQIAVKILGAKRVIGIAGSDEKCAWVKEELGAHECINYKSPTFLEDLKAATPDEVDVYFDNVGGHVLDAMLTRIKRHGTIAVCGAVSSYNSDEPMALKNWFELISMRITIRGFIMLDYMDKVPAILGELIGAAADGRIKLHNSETVVETPIEQQPEVWMRLFSGGNQGKLLTKLII, from the coding sequence ATGGCCTCTTCCAAGACATACACTACCAAACAATGGGTCCTCGCCTCAAAGCCCACAGGGGCTCCCGTCCTCGAGGGTGACGATGCAACCTTCAAGCTCCAGACCGTCACCCTTCCTCCCCTACAAGATGGTCAGATTCTCTGCAAAGTCCAGTACTTTTCCAATGACACTGGTTTGAGGAACTTTATCCAAAGCACCGTGGCGCCTGAGCGGTTCTACGTTCCCACTGTGCCTGTTGGCTCGCCTATGCGATCTGGTATCATCGCTGAGGTCGTCGAGTCTGCTTCGCCCACTTTTAAGGCTGGTGATCTCGTCATGGACTTTCACCTTGGTACATGGAGCGAGTATGTTATTCTAGATGCAGCCAACTCGCAGGCTCTCTCGCCTCTTCCGGGCAACCTGCCCCTTACACATTATCTGGGTGCCTTTGGCGCTTCTGGCATTGCCGCGTACACTGGCTTGTACATGGCTGGAGAGGCCAAGCCAGAGCACACAATTGTCATCTCAGCCGCAGCCGGCGCCACAGGATCCATGGCCATCCAAATCGCAGTCAAGATCCTCGGCGCTAAGCGTGTCATTGGCATTGCCGGCTCTGATGAGAAGTGCGCCTGGGTTAAGGAGGAGCTCGGCGCGCACGAGTGTATCAACTATAAGAGCCCAACTTTCCTCGAAGACCTCAAGGCTGCCACCCCTGATGAAGTGGACGTTTACTTTGACAACGTCGGTGGACACGTGCTTGACGCCATGTTGACACGCATCAAGCGACACGGCACGATCGCTGTGTGTGGTGCAGTGAGCAGCTACAATTCTGACGAGCCAATGGCGCTGAAGAACTGGTTTGAGCTCATCTCCATGAGAATCACTATCCGGGGTTTCATCATGTTGGATTACATGGATAAGGTGCCCGCTATTCTTGGAGAGCTCATTGGTGCTGCGGCGGATGGACGTATTAAGCTGCACAACTCGGAGACTGTGGTGGAGACGCCTATTGAGCAGCAGCCTGAGGTGTGGATGAGACTGTTTAGCGGTGGAAACCAGGGCAAGCTTCTTACGAAGTTGATTATTTGA